CGACGTGTTCTGTCCCGGTTTCACGGCGGATTGCCTGGAAACCATCGAGGAAATCGGCATGGAAGTACGCGACGAATTCCTGCACGGCGGCGGCAAGGAATTCCACCGCATTCCTTGCCTGAACGCCTCCCATGCATGGATCGCGGCGCTGGGCGAGATCGTTGCGCAGCACCTGCAGGGCTGGCCTGTGCAGGCCGCGGCGCCGGCTGGCGCGGTGGCCTGACCCAGCAGTTTGAGCGGCGCATTGCGGAAAGCTTCCGATGAACTACAAGATTTCGACTGAACCTGGCGCACGGTTGCGCATCGACAAATGGCTATGGGCGGCGCGCTTCTTCAAGACGCGCTCGCTCGCCTCGGACGCCGTGGGCAAGGGGCACGTACGCATTGGCGGCGACGCCGTGAAGGCGTCGAAGGACGTGCGCTTGGGCGACCTCGTCGAAATCGAGATCGATCACGTGGTGTGGGAAGTGCAAGTGCTGGGAATATGCGAGGTGCGCGGCCCGGCCAGCATCGCGCAAATGCTCTATGCGGAAACCGAGGCCGGGCGCGAGCGGCGCGCGGCGGAGCAGGACCGGCGCCGGCTCTTTCGCGAACCGGCTGCCGTGTTGCAAGGCAGGCCCACGAAGCGCGACCGCCGCACTATCGACAAACTTTCGCGTGAGGGTTGAAGAGCGCTTCCATCGTAGCGTGCACGCCCCCGTATTCCGTCGTGTTTTCGTTCACGGCGCCCGACATGCAGATGGTCGTTGTTCCGGCGATGAGTACCAGCGCGACCACCGATATGGCAAAGGTCAGTTTCACGGTACTCCCCTTGGGATCGCAGCAAAACGGCCAGTTTCGAGGCCCGGTCAGCGTTTTCTATGTGCGGCAACGCCGCTAAAAAATGTGCTGGCTGCGGGCCCATTCGGTGCGGTGCCGGGCTCAGGGTAAACGCGCCATGAGCAGCACCTGTTCTTGAGTGTAGGTCAGGGATGTCCCTTACTCAATTTCAATTTTGCGGCGGTGCAGTAATGGTTGTAACGGGCAGTTTCGCGGCTTTGATCTCTGTATAAAAAAGCCGCACGCGCCCCTTGAAACAAGCGATCCGGCACCCATGTGCTGTCGCATTGTACAAAGCCTCTGTCGTGCCGGCACAACGGTCGCCGGTGTAGCAGGGAGGGCCGCGAAACGGCGCCCGCATCTTTGTTCCCTTTTTCACTATTCAACGACGTTCAGCGACATGGAAAACACGCAAGAGAACCCGACGAGCCAGAACCCCACGCCCGCGGACGAGGCGTCGCAAGCAGCAGCCCAGCCGCAAGCGGCTGAGGCGGCCGAGCAGGCAGCCCAAGGCGGCGTGGACCAGAACGCCGCAGCGCTTGCCGAAGCCGCACTGGCCGAAGCGCAGGCCAAGGTCGCCGAATTGCAGGACGCGTTCGTGCGCGCCAAGGCCGAGACGGAGAATGTCCGCCGCCGCGCGCAGGAAGACGTCGCCAAGGCGCACAAGTTCGCCATCGAAAACTTCGCCGAGCATCTGCTGCCGGTCATGGACAGCCTCGAAGCTGCGCTTACCCATAACTCGGACGACCTCGCCAAGGTCAACGAAGGCGTCGAGCTCACGCTCAGGCAACTGACGGGCGCGCTCGAGAAGGGCAAGGTGCTCGCCATCAACCCCGTTGGCGAAAAGTTCGACCCGCATCGTCACCAGGCTATTTCGATGGTGCCGTCCGAACAGGAAGCGAACACGGTGGTCAGCGTGCTGCAAAAGGGCTATGTGATCGCCGACCGCGTGCTGCGTCCGGCGCTCGTGACCGTTTCGGCACCGAAGTAAGAAAAACGTAAGAAATGCGACGGCCTAAAGGTAGCAGAAAGAGCCAAAAAGGCCCCGCAATTGAAAAAAATGATGGAACGCATAGCCCAAACCCCTTGAAATCGCCGTAACGGCACTTATTTGGGCAGCAGTTCCGTATTGAAGTGGACGCCAGCCGCGCACAAGGGAAAACGCGGCACGAGCATGCAGTTACCTGCGCAGCGCGAAAGCGGCGTCCGCACAGCGATCAAAATCTGGAGATTTGAGAAAAATGGGCAAAATCATCGGTATCGACCTCGGCACCACCAATTCGTGCGTGGCGCTGATGGAAGGCAATCAGGTCAAGGTGATCGAGAACTCGGAAGGCGCGCGTACGACGCCTTCGATCATCGCCTACATGGACGACAACGAAGTGCTGGTCGGCGCACCGGCCAAGCGCCAGTCGGTCACCAACCCGCGCAACACGCTGTACGCAGTCAAGCGCCTGATCGGCCGCCGCTTCGAAGAAAAGGAAGTGCAGAAGGACATCGGTCTGATGCCCTACAAGATCGTCAAGCACGACAACGGCGACGCCTGGGTCGAAGCGCATGGCTCGAAGCTCGCGCCGTCGCAGGTTTCGGCCGAAGTGCTGCGCAAGATGAAGAAGACCGCTGAAGACTACCTCGGCGAGCCGGTCACGGAAGCCGTGATCACGGTTCCCGCGTACTTCAACGACAGCCAGCGTCAAGCTACCAAGGACGCAGGCCGTATCGCCGGTCTGGAAGTCAAGCGCATCATCAACGAGCCGACCGCAGCCGCACTGGCATTCGGTCTGGACAAGGCCGAAAAGGGCGACCGCAAGATCGCCGTGTTCGACCTCGGCGGCGGCACGTTCGACATCTCGATCATCGAAATCGCCGACGTTGACGGCGAAATGCAGTTCGAAGTGCTCTCGACCAACGGCGACACGTTCCTCGGCGGCGAAGACTTCGACCAGCGCATCATCGATTACATCATCGGCGAGTTCAAGAAAGAGCAGGGCGTCGACCTCTCGAAGGACGTGCTCGCGCTGCAACGCCTGAAGGAAGCTGCTGAAAAGGCCAAGATCGAACTGTCGTCGGGCCAGCAGACCGAAATCAACCTGCCGTACATCACGGCGGACGCCTCGGGTCCGAAGCACTTGAACCTGAAGATCACGCGCGCCAAGCTGGAAGCGCTGGTCGAAGACCTGATCGAGCGCACCATCGAGCCGTGCCGCGTCGCGATCAAGGACGCAGGCGTGAAGGTCGGCGACATCGACGACGTGATTCTCGTCGGCGGCCAGACGCGTATGCCGAAGGTACAGGAAAAGGTGAAGGAGTTCTTCGGCAAGGACCCGCGCCGTGACGTGAACCCGGACGAAGCCGTGGCCGTTGGCGCCGCGATTCAAGGTCAGGTGCTGTCGGGCGACCGCAAGGACGTGCTGCTCCTCGACGTGACCCCGCTGTCGCTCGGTATCGAGACGCTCGGCGGCGTGATGACGAAGATGATCAACAAGAACACCACGATCCCGACGAAGCACGCTCAGGTGTACTCGACGGCGGACGACAGCCAGTCGGCCGTGACGATCAAGGTGTTCCAGGGCGAACGCGAAATGGCAGCGGGCAACAAGCTGCTGGGCGAGTTCAACCTCGAAGGCATTCCGCCCGCACCGCGCGGCGTGCCGCAGATCGAAGTGAGCTTCGACATCGACGCGAACGGCATTCTGCACGTCGGCGCGAAGGACAAGGCGACCGGCAAGGAAAACCGCATCACGATCAAGGCGAACTCCGGCCTGTCCGAAGCCGAAATCGAGAAGATGGTGAAGGACGCCGAAGCGAACGCGGAGGAAGATCACCGTCTGCGTGAGCTGGCCGACGCGCGCAACCAGGGCGACGCACTGGTGCACAGCACGAAGAAGGCCGTGGCCGAGTACGGCGACAAGATCGACGCCTCGGAAAAGGAAAAGATCGAAGCCGCACTGAAGGACCTCGAAGAAACGCTGAAGAGCTCGTCGGCCGACAAGGCGACGATCGAGGCGAAGGTCGAGGCGCTGTCCACCGCTTCGCAGAAGCTCGGCGAAAAGATGTACGCCGACATGCAGGCGCAGCAAGCCGGCGCGGCCGGTGCAGCGGGTGCGGACGCGGCAGGTGGCGCCGGTGCAGCCGAACAAGGCGCGCAGAACAACGCCGACGACGTGGTCGACGCCGAGTTCAAGGAAGTCAAGAAGGACTAAGCCGGTTCGTGGCGGTGACGACCGTTTTGCCTGATCAGCGAACGGTCGTGCCGCTACGGAAGCGGCCGCATCGGTTACGATGCGTGTCAGCATTGCAGCGCCTGGCGAGCCATCCGGCTCTCCGGGCACATTTGTTTTATGGAGGCCGTTCTCTTTCAGGGGCCGCCGCGGCGCGAGAAGCGTCTGTGCGGATGTTCAAAGGAACGGCAAACGGGTCGCGAGATCCAGCATTCAAGAGGAGCCGGCGCGCGCCGTGAAGCGCGAGGCCGGCGTTGAACCGATATGGCGAAACGGGATTACTACGAGGTTCTGGGCGTCGCGAAGAACGCGAGCGACGACGAAATCAAGAAGGCGTATCGCAAGCTCGCGATGAAGTACCACCCCGACCGCAATCCGGACAACAAGGATGCGGAAGAGCATTTCAAGGAGGCCAAAGAGGCCTACGAGATGCTGTCGGACTCGCAAAAGCGCGCGGCTTACGACCAGTACGGCCACGCCGGTGTCGATCCCAACATGGGGGGCGCCGGCGCGCAAGGCTTCGGCGGTTTCGCGGACGCTTTCGGCGACATCTTCGGCGATATTTTTGGCCAGGCGGCTGGCGGCGCACGCGGCGGCCAGCGCGGCGGACCGCAGGTGTATCGCGGCGCGGACCTGCGCTACAGCATGGAAATCACGCTGGAGCAGGCGGCGCACGGCTACGAGACGCAAATTCGCGTGCCGGGCTGGAGCGGCTGTGAAGTCTGTCACGGCTCGGGCGCGAAGCCCGGCACAAAGCCCGAAACCTGCCCGACCTGTCACGGTTCGGGTTCGGTGCGCATGTCGCAGGGCTTCTTCAGCATTCAGCAGACCTGCCCGAAGTGCCACGGCACGGGTTCCTACATTCCTGAGCCGTGCACGAACTGCCACGGCGCGGGGAAGGTAAAGGAAACCAAGACGCTCGAAGTGAAGATTCCGGCGGGCATCGACGACGGCATGCGCATCCGCTCGGCCGGCAACGGTGAGCCGGGCATCAACGGCGGGCCGTCGGGCGACCTGTACGTCGAGATTCACATCAAGCAGCACGCGGTGTTCGAGCGCGACGGCGACGACCTCCACTGCCAGATGCCGATTCCGTTCACCACGGCGGCGCTCGGCGGCGAGATCGAGGTGCCGACGCTGGCGGGCCGCGCAACCTTCACGGTGCCCGAAGGCACGCAGTCGGGCAAGACGTTCCGTCTGCGCGGCAAGGGCATCAAGGGTCTGCGTTCGAGCATTGCCGGCGATCTGTATGTGCACGTCCAGGTGGAAACGCCGGTCAAGCTCACCGATCACCAGCGCGAACTGCTGCAGCAGTTTGAGAAGTCGCTCGTGGAAGGCGGTTCGCGCCACAGCCCGCAAAGCAAGAGCTGGTTCGACCGCGTGAAGAGCTTCTTCGACTGATGCGCTTTTCTGGCGTCACCATGCAGTAGCAGGTCAATGGCAGGTAGTTAGCGCAATGGCAGTCCATCCTGGCGGCGCGGCGGGTGCCGCAATTTTCGCGCTGCTCGACGACGGCGACTCGACGGCGGACAACCGCTCGAGCCGCCTCTACACGGGGTTCGTGCGCGAGCTTGTCTGCGAGCGCGCCGCGGATCTCGACGCGGCGTGTGCGCAGGTGAACGCCGAGCTGGGCGCAGGCTTTCATGCGCTCGTGATCGGCGATTACGAATTTGGGCGCACGCTCGAATTCGCGAAGCGCGACACGGCCTCATCCATCGAAACGCAGCACGGCCACGCCGCGCTGCGTTTTTTATTGTTCGAACGCTGCGAAAAGCTCTCGCGCGATGAAGCCGATGCATGGCTCGCGGCGCAAGAGGGCAACGAAGCGGGCAATGAAGCACCCGCGCCAGCAGGCGTGGCGGGCGTGACGATCGGTGTCGATCGCGAGCGTTTCGAGCAGGACATCGCCGCCGTGCAGGACGCCCTGCGTGCGGGCGACTCGTATCAGATCAATTACACGTACCGGCTCGGCTTCGAGGCGTACGGTTCGCCGCTCGCGCTTTACCGCCGCTTGCGCGAGCGTCAGCGTGTGCGTTACGGCGCGCTGATCGCGTTGCCGGGCGATCGCTGGGTGCTTTCGTGTTCGCCGGAGCTATTCGTGGAGAAGCGCGGCAAAACGTTGCGCGCGAAACCCATGAAGGGCACGGCCGCGCGTAGCGCCGATGCGCAGCAAGACGCGGCCGCCGCGCGCTTTCTCGCGAGCGATCCGAAGAACCGCGCCGAAAACGTGATGATCGTCGACTTGCTGCGCAACGATCTCTCGCGCGTCGCGCAAACAGGGTCGGTGCGTGTACCGGCGCTCTTCAGCGTGGAGCCCTACGCTTCCGTCTGGCAGATGACCTCGACCGTGGAAGCGACGCTGCGCGAAGGCACGACGTTCGCCGACGCCATGCGCGCGCTCTTTCCGTGCGGGTCGATCACGGGTGCACCCAAGCACCGGACGATGGAGCTGATCGAAGCGCTCGAGCATGCGCCGCGCGGGCTGTATACGGGCACGATAGGCTGGCTCGAAGCCACTGCGGCAGGCGAAGCATGCGGCGACTTTTGCCTCTCCGTCGTGATCCGCACGCTGACGCTCGATGCGCCTTCGAGGGGCGCGGGTGGCACGCGGCGCGGTGAAATGGGCGTGGGCGCGGGCATCGTGCTCGACAGCGTGGCCGCCGACGAATATGAGGAGTGCCGCTTGAAAGCCCGTTTTCTGACCGATGCCGATCCGGGCATCGAATGCTTCGAAACGATGTATGCGACGCGAGCCGGCGGCGTGCGCCATGTGGAGCGCCATCTCGCGCGGCTCGCGGCGAGTGCCGCGTGGCTCGGTTTCCCTTGCGACGTCGCAGCCATACGCGCGCGCATCGATGAAACCTGCGCCACGTTTGCAGGCGATCACGCGCCGCATCGCGTGCGCCTTGCGCTCGGCAAGAGCGGGGCGGCCACGCTCGCGAGCGCGCCGCTCGCCGCGCTCGCGCACGATACCGTGGGCGTGCTGCTCGCGCCCGATCACGGCTTCGCGCCGATCGAATCCGCCGACGCGCTGTTGCTGCGCAAGACCACGCGTCGCGCCGAATTCGATCGCGCTTGGCGCGAGGCCGAAGCGCTGGACGGCTTCGACATGTTGTTCTTCAACGAGCGCGGCGAGCTGACCGAAGGCGGCCGCTCGAACGTCTTCGTGAAGCTGAACGGCAAGTGGTTCACCCCACCGCTTGCTTCGGGCGTGCTGCCAGGCGTGATGCGCGGCGTGCTGCTCGACGACGAAGCATTCGGCGCACAGGAGCGCGTGCTCACGCGCGACGACGTGCTGAATGCCGAAGCCTTGATGTTGACGAACGCGCTGCGCGGCGCAGTGCCGGCACGGTTGATTCGATGAAGCGCCTGTAGAGAACGCATCACATAAAAAAGCGCGCTCAGATGGAGCGCGCTTTTTTCATACTGCGAAGCAAAATCGCCGGATCAGAACACGTGCTCGGCTCCCGGGAACGTGCCTTCCTTTACCGCCTGCACATACGCGCGCACAGCCGATTCGATATCGGGCTGGCCCGCCATGAAATCCTTCACGAAGCGCGGCCGCTTGCCTGGGAAAATGCCAAGCATGTCGTGCAGCACGAGCACCTGGCCCGAGCAGTCCACGCCCGCGCCAATGCCGATGGTCGGAATGCGCAGCTGCTTCGTGACTTCCGCGCCGAGCGCCGCGGGCACGGCCTCGATCACCACGAGTTGCGCGCCCGCGTCCTGCAGCGCCAGCGCGTCGCGAATCAGCTGGGTGGCGGCCGCGTCGCTCTTGCCCTGCACCTTGAAACCGCCGAAGGCATGCACCGACTGCGGCGTGAGGCCGATGTGCGCGCACACGGGCACGGCGCGCTCCACGAGCATTTTCACCGTGGGCGCGAGCCATTCGCCGCCCTCGATCTTCACCATCTGCGCGCCGGCGCGCATGAGCTTCACCGAGTTCGCGAACGCATCTTCGGGCGTGCCGAAGGTGCCGAATGGCAGGTCCGCCACGATCAGCGCCTTGGTTTGCACACGCGCCACGCACGCCGTGTGATACGCGATGTCGTCGATGGTGACGGGCAGCGTCGTGGTGTGCCCCTGGAGCACGTTGCCGAGCGAGTCGCCGATCAGCACCGTATCGACGCCCGCGCGGTCGCACAGCGCCGAGAAGCTCGCGTCGTAGCAGGTCAGCATGGCGATGCGCTCGCCTGCGTCGCGCATGGCCTGAAGTTTGGGCACGGTGACCGCGCCGCGGCTCGTTTCCTGCAGG
The Paraburkholderia acidiphila genome window above contains:
- a CDS encoding RNA-binding S4 domain-containing protein; translated protein: MNYKISTEPGARLRIDKWLWAARFFKTRSLASDAVGKGHVRIGGDAVKASKDVRLGDLVEIEIDHVVWEVQVLGICEVRGPASIAQMLYAETEAGRERRAAEQDRRRLFREPAAVLQGRPTKRDRRTIDKLSREG
- the grpE gene encoding nucleotide exchange factor GrpE, encoding MENTQENPTSQNPTPADEASQAAAQPQAAEAAEQAAQGGVDQNAAALAEAALAEAQAKVAELQDAFVRAKAETENVRRRAQEDVAKAHKFAIENFAEHLLPVMDSLEAALTHNSDDLAKVNEGVELTLRQLTGALEKGKVLAINPVGEKFDPHRHQAISMVPSEQEANTVVSVLQKGYVIADRVLRPALVTVSAPK
- the dnaK gene encoding molecular chaperone DnaK yields the protein MGKIIGIDLGTTNSCVALMEGNQVKVIENSEGARTTPSIIAYMDDNEVLVGAPAKRQSVTNPRNTLYAVKRLIGRRFEEKEVQKDIGLMPYKIVKHDNGDAWVEAHGSKLAPSQVSAEVLRKMKKTAEDYLGEPVTEAVITVPAYFNDSQRQATKDAGRIAGLEVKRIINEPTAAALAFGLDKAEKGDRKIAVFDLGGGTFDISIIEIADVDGEMQFEVLSTNGDTFLGGEDFDQRIIDYIIGEFKKEQGVDLSKDVLALQRLKEAAEKAKIELSSGQQTEINLPYITADASGPKHLNLKITRAKLEALVEDLIERTIEPCRVAIKDAGVKVGDIDDVILVGGQTRMPKVQEKVKEFFGKDPRRDVNPDEAVAVGAAIQGQVLSGDRKDVLLLDVTPLSLGIETLGGVMTKMINKNTTIPTKHAQVYSTADDSQSAVTIKVFQGEREMAAGNKLLGEFNLEGIPPAPRGVPQIEVSFDIDANGILHVGAKDKATGKENRITIKANSGLSEAEIEKMVKDAEANAEEDHRLRELADARNQGDALVHSTKKAVAEYGDKIDASEKEKIEAALKDLEETLKSSSADKATIEAKVEALSTASQKLGEKMYADMQAQQAGAAGAAGADAAGGAGAAEQGAQNNADDVVDAEFKEVKKD
- the dnaJ gene encoding molecular chaperone DnaJ encodes the protein MAKRDYYEVLGVAKNASDDEIKKAYRKLAMKYHPDRNPDNKDAEEHFKEAKEAYEMLSDSQKRAAYDQYGHAGVDPNMGGAGAQGFGGFADAFGDIFGDIFGQAAGGARGGQRGGPQVYRGADLRYSMEITLEQAAHGYETQIRVPGWSGCEVCHGSGAKPGTKPETCPTCHGSGSVRMSQGFFSIQQTCPKCHGTGSYIPEPCTNCHGAGKVKETKTLEVKIPAGIDDGMRIRSAGNGEPGINGGPSGDLYVEIHIKQHAVFERDGDDLHCQMPIPFTTAALGGEIEVPTLAGRATFTVPEGTQSGKTFRLRGKGIKGLRSSIAGDLYVHVQVETPVKLTDHQRELLQQFEKSLVEGGSRHSPQSKSWFDRVKSFFD
- the pabB gene encoding aminodeoxychorismate synthase component I, producing the protein MAVHPGGAAGAAIFALLDDGDSTADNRSSRLYTGFVRELVCERAADLDAACAQVNAELGAGFHALVIGDYEFGRTLEFAKRDTASSIETQHGHAALRFLLFERCEKLSRDEADAWLAAQEGNEAGNEAPAPAGVAGVTIGVDRERFEQDIAAVQDALRAGDSYQINYTYRLGFEAYGSPLALYRRLRERQRVRYGALIALPGDRWVLSCSPELFVEKRGKTLRAKPMKGTAARSADAQQDAAAARFLASDPKNRAENVMIVDLLRNDLSRVAQTGSVRVPALFSVEPYASVWQMTSTVEATLREGTTFADAMRALFPCGSITGAPKHRTMELIEALEHAPRGLYTGTIGWLEATAAGEACGDFCLSVVIRTLTLDAPSRGAGGTRRGEMGVGAGIVLDSVAADEYEECRLKARFLTDADPGIECFETMYATRAGGVRHVERHLARLAASAAWLGFPCDVAAIRARIDETCATFAGDHAPHRVRLALGKSGAATLASAPLAALAHDTVGVLLAPDHGFAPIESADALLLRKTTRRAEFDRAWREAEALDGFDMLFFNERGELTEGGRSNVFVKLNGKWFTPPLASGVLPGVMRGVLLDDEAFGAQERVLTRDDVLNAEALMLTNALRGAVPARLIR
- the panB gene encoding 3-methyl-2-oxobutanoate hydroxymethyltransferase, whose amino-acid sequence is MTYLQETSRGAVTVPKLQAMRDAGERIAMLTCYDASFSALCDRAGVDTVLIGDSLGNVLQGHTTTLPVTIDDIAYHTACVARVQTKALIVADLPFGTFGTPEDAFANSVKLMRAGAQMVKIEGGEWLAPTVKMLVERAVPVCAHIGLTPQSVHAFGGFKVQGKSDAAATQLIRDALALQDAGAQLVVIEAVPAALGAEVTKQLRIPTIGIGAGVDCSGQVLVLHDMLGIFPGKRPRFVKDFMAGQPDIESAVRAYVQAVKEGTFPGAEHVF